One genomic region from Chrysemys picta bellii isolate R12L10 chromosome 16, ASM1138683v2, whole genome shotgun sequence encodes:
- the USP28 gene encoding ubiquitin carboxyl-terminal hydrolase 28 isoform X5 — translation MTAELQAEAEAGAAESQGTNCQMLLNRLGEITGIQDPSFLHAALKAANGDLTDAVNFLTEECVKEPGQEAVAVEPSDCEGSAVGKEQPTNVIDLTPDNKDDLQAVIALSFLESLEVQAVERDANRAHKANAAENKNRSKRKRCEVWGENPKQNDWRRVDDWPVGMKNIGNTCWFSAVIQSLFQLPEFRRLVLSYSLPQSMLENCRSRSQDVSEVTHKLLDWLEDAFQLSVNVNSPRDKSENPMVQLFYGTFLTEGVHEGKTFSKIETFGQYPLQVNGYRNLNECLEGAMVEGEIEPLPSDQSVKYGQERWFTKLPPVLTFELSRFEFNQSLGQPEKIHNKLEFPQIIYMDRYLYSSKEIIQKKREETRKLRKQIAVLQQKLERYMKYGSGPSRFPLPDMLQYVLEFASTKLPLVVPSAQDSQMTPAQSPAESCGLNEPLQQNSVLETESTENTEGAASTLINPPSQPSCLPAEMPECPAPRVVTEEEMSLVRTCLQRWRSEIEQDIQDLKDCITRINQSIGQMYGDPVLRQVPYRLHAVLVHEGQANAGHYWAYIYDQPRKSWLKYNDISVTESSWEELERDSYGGLRNASAYCLMYINDKLSHFVADAAADAETGQFQKEVELLPPELQNYIQEDNWRLEQEVEEWEQEQSCKIPQIEPSATSESQDFTSESGQDQSSGCEHSIRSLSSEHARIAKDQTAQAIANTADAYEKNGVEAALCEPKEAEPTKTQLRETALTVQSEQQQDAKGTESAAQPSSQVSEVEIPRVGKILVRSDADGYNEEVMLSPAMQGVILAIAKARQTFDRDGSEAGLVKAFHEEYSRLYLLAKETPTPHNDPRLQHVLIYFLRNNAPKQVVERTLLEQFADRNLSYDERSISIMQVARAKLKEIGPDDVNMEEYKKWHEDYSLFHKVSVYLLTGLELYQNRKYQEALTYLVYAYQSNTSLLMKGPNRGVDESLIALYRRKCLLKLNDMAAALFVSRAEADVLEGINILNELIIPCMHLIINNDISKDDLDAIEVMRNRWCSYLGQEDMDANLQTKLGELLPRLLDCSAEVVILKEPPKIRPNSPYDLCSRFAAVMESIHGAAPVTVK, via the exons gcCGCAAATGGTGACCTAACAGATGCAGTCAACTTCCTCACTGAGGAGTGTGTTAAAGAGCCAGGCCAGGAAGCAGTCGCTGTGGAACCATCTGACTGTGAAGGGAGTGCTGTGGGCAAAGAGCAACCCACCA ATGTGATTGATCTAACTCCTGATAACAAAGATGACCTCCAGGCAGTTATTGCTCTCAGCTTCCTGGAGTCTCTGGAAGTTCAAGCAGTGGAAAGAGATGCTAACAG GGCTCACAAAGCAAATGCTGCTGAAAACAAAAATCGCTCCAAAAGGAAACGGTGTGAAGTCTGGGGagagaatcccaagcagaatGACTGGAGGAGAGTGGATGACTGGCCTGTTGGCATGAAGAACATTGGAAATACGTGCTGGTTTAGTGCAGTCATTCAG TCTCTCTTCCAGCTGCCGGAATTTCGTAGGCTGGTCCTTAGTTATTCTCTCCCGCAAAGCATGCTTGAGAATTGTCGAAGTCGCAGT CAAGATGTGAGCGAAGTCACACACAAGCTTCTGGATTGGCTAGAGGATGCATTCCAGCTGTCCGTGAATGTAAA CAGCCCTCGAGACAAATCAGAAAATCCAATGGTGCAACTCTTCTATGGGACTTTCTTGACTGAAGGGGTCCATGAGG GCAAGACCTTTTCTAAGATAGAGACCTTTGGCCAGTATCCCCTTCAGGTAAACGGTTATCGGAACTTAAACGAATGTTTGGAAGGGGCCATGGTAGAAGGGGAGATTGAGCCACTACCTTCTGATCAATCAGTGAAGTATGGACAAGAG CGTTGGTTTACAAAGCTCCCTCCGGTGTTAACCTTTGAACTCTCCCGGTTCGAGTTCAATCAGTCACTAGGGCAGCCAGAGAAGATTCACAACAAGCTAGAATTTCCCCAGATTATTTATATGGACAG gtatttGTACAGCAGTAAAGAGATTATTcaaaagaagagagaggagaCGAGGAAGTTGAGGAAGCAAATAGCAGTTCTTCAGCAGAAATTGGAAAG ATACATGAAATATGGCTCTGGCCCAAGCCGCTTCCCATTACCTGACATGCTACAGTATGTTCTTGAATTTGCCAGTACAAAGCTACCTTTAGTTGTTCCCTCTGCTCAGGACTCTCAGATGACTCCTGCACAGTCCCCAGCTGAGAGCTGTGGTCTGAATGAACCTCTGCAGCAAAATAG TGTATTAGAAACAGAAAGTACTGAGAACACTGAAGGTGCAGCATCCACTCTGATAAACCCTCCGTCCCAGCCCTCCTGTTTACCAGCAGAAATGCCTGAATGCCCAGCTCCTCGTGTGGTCACTGAGGAGGAGATGAGCCTAGTTAGGACGTGCCTGCAGCGATGGAGGAGCGAGATTGAGCAGGACATCCAAG ATCTGAAGGACTGTATTACCAGAATCAACCAATCCATTGGTCAAATGTATGGTGACCCTGTCCTCCGTCAG GTTCCTTATCGCTTGCATGCTGTCCTGGTTCATGAGGGCCAAGCAAATGCCGGTCACTACTGGGCCTACATATACGACCAGCCCCGGAAGAGCTGGCTCAAATACAATGACATCTCTGTGACAGAATCATCCTGGGAAGAACTGGAGAGAGATTCATATGGAGGCCTGAGGAATGCCAGTGCCTATTGTCTGATGTACATCAATGATAAGCTGTCCCACTTTGTTGCAG ATGCTGCTGCTGATGCAGAAACGGGACAGTTTCAGAAAGAAGTAGAACTTCTGCCACCTGAACTCCAGAATTACATACAAGAAGACAACTGGAGGCTTGAACAGGAGGTGGaggaatgggaacaggagcagTCCTGCAAGATCCCTCAGATAGAGCCTTCAGCTACTTCTGAATCTCAGGATTTCACTTCTGAATCAGGACAAG ACCAGTCCTCAGGCTGTGAACACAGCATACGCTCGCTGTCCTCCGAACATGCCAGGATTGCAAAGGACCAGACTGCCCAGGCCATTGCAAATACAGCTGATGCCTATGAGAAGAATGGTGTAGAGGCTGCTCTGTGTGAG CCAAAGGAGGCAGAACCAACGAAGACCCAGCTGAGAGAAACAGCCCTTACAGTTCAGTCAGAACAGCAACAAGATGCTAAAGGGACAGAGTCTGCTGCCCAGCCTAGCTCACAGGTCTCTGAAGTGGAGATCCCCAGAGTGGGGAAGATTCTGGTTAGATCTGATGCAGATGGATATAATGAGGAG GTGATGCTTAGCCCAGCCATGCAGGGTGTGATCCTGGCTATTGCTAAAGCCCGTCAGACATTTGACCGGGATGGGTCTGAAGCAGGGCTTGTTAAG GCATTCCATGAAGAGTACTCCAGACTGTATCTGCTGGCCAAAGAGACCCCAACCCCTCACAATGACCCCCGGCTGCAACACGTGCTCATCTACTTCTTGCGGAACAATGCTCCCAAGCAGGTAGTGGAGCGGACCCTCCTGGAGCAGTTTGCAGATAGAAACCTCAGCTACGATGAAAG GTCAATTAGCATTATGCAAGTAGCACGAGCTAAGCTGAAGGAGATTGGCCCTGATGATGTGAATATGGAGGAGTATAAG AAATGGCATGAAGACTACAGTTTATTTCACAAGGTGTCTGTTTACCTGCTGACAGGGTTGGAACTCTACCAGAATAGAAA GTACCAGGAAGCACTGACCTACCTGGTGTATGCCTACCAAAGTAACACCTCCCTGCTCATGAAAGGACCCAACCGAGGGGTGGATGAATCACTGATTGCTTTATACAGAAGAAAATGCCTCTTG AAGCTGAATGACATGGCAGCGGCTTTGTTTGTAAGCCGTGCGGAGGCAGATGTGTTGGAGGGCATTAACATCCTGAATGAGCTGATCATCCCCTGTATGCACCTCATTATCAATAATGACATCTCCAAGGACGACCTGGATGCCATTGAGGTCATGAGGAACCGCTGGTGCTCTTATCTGGGACAAGAAGACATGGATG cCAACCTGCAAACGAAGCTGGGCGAACTGCTCCCCAGGCTCCTGGACTGCTCTGCAGAGGTCGTCATTCTAAAAGAACCGCCGAAGATCCGGCCCAACTCCCCCTACGACCTCTGCAGCCGCTTCGCAGCCGTGATGGAGTCCATTCATGGGGCCGCACCTGTGACTGTCAAATAA
- the USP28 gene encoding ubiquitin carboxyl-terminal hydrolase 28 isoform X3: MTAELQAEAEAGAAESQGTNCQMLLNRLGEITGIQDPSFLHAALKAANGDLTDAVNFLTEECVKEPGQEAVAVEPSDCEGSAVGKEQPTNVIDLTPDNKDDLQAVIALSFLESLEVQAVERDANRAHKANAAENKNRSKRKRCEVWGENPKQNDWRRVDDWPVGMKNIGNTCWFSAVIQEKRNIAFMQELQCLFALMLGTHRKFVDPTASLELLKGAFKSADEQQQDVSEVTHKLLDWLEDAFQLSVNVNSPRDKSENPMVQLFYGTFLTEGVHEGKTFSKIETFGQYPLQVNGYRNLNECLEGAMVEGEIEPLPSDQSVKYGQERWFTKLPPVLTFELSRFEFNQSLGQPEKIHNKLEFPQIIYMDRYLYSSKEIIQKKREETRKLRKQIAVLQQKLERYMKYGSGPSRFPLPDMLQYVLEFASTKLPLVVPSAQDSQMTPAQSPAESCGLNEPLQQNSVLETESTENTEGAASTLINPPSQPSCLPAEMPECPAPRVVTEEEMSLVRTCLQRWRSEIEQDIQDLKDCITRINQSIGQMYGDPVLRQVPYRLHAVLVHEGQANAGHYWAYIYDQPRKSWLKYNDISVTESSWEELERDSYGGLRNASAYCLMYINDKLSHFVADAAADAETGQFQKEVELLPPELQNYIQEDNWRLEQEVEEWEQEQSCKIPQIEPSATSESQDFTSESGQDQSSGCEHSIRSLSSEHARIAKDQTAQAIANTADAYEKNGVEAALCEPKEAEPTKTQLRETALTVQSEQQQDAKGTESAAQPSSQVSEVEIPRVGKILVRSDADGYNEEVMLSPAMQGVILAIAKARQTFDRDGSEAGLVKAFHEEYSRLYLLAKETPTPHNDPRLQHVLIYFLRNNAPKQVVERTLLEQFADRNLSYDERSISIMQVARAKLKEIGPDDVNMEEYKKWHEDYSLFHKVSVYLLTGLELYQNRKYQEALTYLVYAYQSNTSLLMKGPNRGVDESLIALYRRKCLLKLNDMAAALFVSRAEADVLEGINILNELIIPCMHLIINNDISKDDLDAIEVMRNRWCSYLGQEDMDANLQTKLGELLPRLLDCSAEVVILKEPPKIRPNSPYDLCSRFAAVMESIHGAAPVTVK; this comes from the exons gcCGCAAATGGTGACCTAACAGATGCAGTCAACTTCCTCACTGAGGAGTGTGTTAAAGAGCCAGGCCAGGAAGCAGTCGCTGTGGAACCATCTGACTGTGAAGGGAGTGCTGTGGGCAAAGAGCAACCCACCA ATGTGATTGATCTAACTCCTGATAACAAAGATGACCTCCAGGCAGTTATTGCTCTCAGCTTCCTGGAGTCTCTGGAAGTTCAAGCAGTGGAAAGAGATGCTAACAG GGCTCACAAAGCAAATGCTGCTGAAAACAAAAATCGCTCCAAAAGGAAACGGTGTGAAGTCTGGGGagagaatcccaagcagaatGACTGGAGGAGAGTGGATGACTGGCCTGTTGGCATGAAGAACATTGGAAATACGTGCTGGTTTAGTGCAGTCATTCAG GAAAAGAGAAATATTGCATTCATGCAGGAACTTCAGTGTCTCTTTGCTTTAATGCTGGGGACACATCGTAAATTTGTAGACCCCACTGCATCACTGGAACTTTTAAAAGGCGCATTTAAATCAGCTGACGAACAGCAG CAAGATGTGAGCGAAGTCACACACAAGCTTCTGGATTGGCTAGAGGATGCATTCCAGCTGTCCGTGAATGTAAA CAGCCCTCGAGACAAATCAGAAAATCCAATGGTGCAACTCTTCTATGGGACTTTCTTGACTGAAGGGGTCCATGAGG GCAAGACCTTTTCTAAGATAGAGACCTTTGGCCAGTATCCCCTTCAGGTAAACGGTTATCGGAACTTAAACGAATGTTTGGAAGGGGCCATGGTAGAAGGGGAGATTGAGCCACTACCTTCTGATCAATCAGTGAAGTATGGACAAGAG CGTTGGTTTACAAAGCTCCCTCCGGTGTTAACCTTTGAACTCTCCCGGTTCGAGTTCAATCAGTCACTAGGGCAGCCAGAGAAGATTCACAACAAGCTAGAATTTCCCCAGATTATTTATATGGACAG gtatttGTACAGCAGTAAAGAGATTATTcaaaagaagagagaggagaCGAGGAAGTTGAGGAAGCAAATAGCAGTTCTTCAGCAGAAATTGGAAAG ATACATGAAATATGGCTCTGGCCCAAGCCGCTTCCCATTACCTGACATGCTACAGTATGTTCTTGAATTTGCCAGTACAAAGCTACCTTTAGTTGTTCCCTCTGCTCAGGACTCTCAGATGACTCCTGCACAGTCCCCAGCTGAGAGCTGTGGTCTGAATGAACCTCTGCAGCAAAATAG TGTATTAGAAACAGAAAGTACTGAGAACACTGAAGGTGCAGCATCCACTCTGATAAACCCTCCGTCCCAGCCCTCCTGTTTACCAGCAGAAATGCCTGAATGCCCAGCTCCTCGTGTGGTCACTGAGGAGGAGATGAGCCTAGTTAGGACGTGCCTGCAGCGATGGAGGAGCGAGATTGAGCAGGACATCCAAG ATCTGAAGGACTGTATTACCAGAATCAACCAATCCATTGGTCAAATGTATGGTGACCCTGTCCTCCGTCAG GTTCCTTATCGCTTGCATGCTGTCCTGGTTCATGAGGGCCAAGCAAATGCCGGTCACTACTGGGCCTACATATACGACCAGCCCCGGAAGAGCTGGCTCAAATACAATGACATCTCTGTGACAGAATCATCCTGGGAAGAACTGGAGAGAGATTCATATGGAGGCCTGAGGAATGCCAGTGCCTATTGTCTGATGTACATCAATGATAAGCTGTCCCACTTTGTTGCAG ATGCTGCTGCTGATGCAGAAACGGGACAGTTTCAGAAAGAAGTAGAACTTCTGCCACCTGAACTCCAGAATTACATACAAGAAGACAACTGGAGGCTTGAACAGGAGGTGGaggaatgggaacaggagcagTCCTGCAAGATCCCTCAGATAGAGCCTTCAGCTACTTCTGAATCTCAGGATTTCACTTCTGAATCAGGACAAG ACCAGTCCTCAGGCTGTGAACACAGCATACGCTCGCTGTCCTCCGAACATGCCAGGATTGCAAAGGACCAGACTGCCCAGGCCATTGCAAATACAGCTGATGCCTATGAGAAGAATGGTGTAGAGGCTGCTCTGTGTGAG CCAAAGGAGGCAGAACCAACGAAGACCCAGCTGAGAGAAACAGCCCTTACAGTTCAGTCAGAACAGCAACAAGATGCTAAAGGGACAGAGTCTGCTGCCCAGCCTAGCTCACAGGTCTCTGAAGTGGAGATCCCCAGAGTGGGGAAGATTCTGGTTAGATCTGATGCAGATGGATATAATGAGGAG GTGATGCTTAGCCCAGCCATGCAGGGTGTGATCCTGGCTATTGCTAAAGCCCGTCAGACATTTGACCGGGATGGGTCTGAAGCAGGGCTTGTTAAG GCATTCCATGAAGAGTACTCCAGACTGTATCTGCTGGCCAAAGAGACCCCAACCCCTCACAATGACCCCCGGCTGCAACACGTGCTCATCTACTTCTTGCGGAACAATGCTCCCAAGCAGGTAGTGGAGCGGACCCTCCTGGAGCAGTTTGCAGATAGAAACCTCAGCTACGATGAAAG GTCAATTAGCATTATGCAAGTAGCACGAGCTAAGCTGAAGGAGATTGGCCCTGATGATGTGAATATGGAGGAGTATAAG AAATGGCATGAAGACTACAGTTTATTTCACAAGGTGTCTGTTTACCTGCTGACAGGGTTGGAACTCTACCAGAATAGAAA GTACCAGGAAGCACTGACCTACCTGGTGTATGCCTACCAAAGTAACACCTCCCTGCTCATGAAAGGACCCAACCGAGGGGTGGATGAATCACTGATTGCTTTATACAGAAGAAAATGCCTCTTG AAGCTGAATGACATGGCAGCGGCTTTGTTTGTAAGCCGTGCGGAGGCAGATGTGTTGGAGGGCATTAACATCCTGAATGAGCTGATCATCCCCTGTATGCACCTCATTATCAATAATGACATCTCCAAGGACGACCTGGATGCCATTGAGGTCATGAGGAACCGCTGGTGCTCTTATCTGGGACAAGAAGACATGGATG cCAACCTGCAAACGAAGCTGGGCGAACTGCTCCCCAGGCTCCTGGACTGCTCTGCAGAGGTCGTCATTCTAAAAGAACCGCCGAAGATCCGGCCCAACTCCCCCTACGACCTCTGCAGCCGCTTCGCAGCCGTGATGGAGTCCATTCATGGGGCCGCACCTGTGACTGTCAAATAA
- the USP28 gene encoding ubiquitin carboxyl-terminal hydrolase 28 isoform X6, producing the protein MTAELQAEAEAGAAESQGTNCQMLLNRLGEITGIQDPSFLHAALKAANGDLTDAVNFLTEECVKEPGQEAVAVEPSDCEGSAVGKEQPTNVIDLTPDNKDDLQAVIALSFLESLEVQAVERDANRAHKANAAENKNRSKRKRCEVWGENPKQNDWRRVDDWPVGMKNIGNTCWFSAVIQSLFQLPEFRRLVLSYSLPQSMLENCRSRSEKRNIAFMQELQCLFALMLGTHRKFVDPTASLELLKGAFKSADEQQQDVSEVTHKLLDWLEDAFQLSVNVNSPRDKSENPMVQLFYGTFLTEGVHEGKTFSKIETFGQYPLQVNGYRNLNECLEGAMVEGEIEPLPSDQSVKYGQERWFTKLPPVLTFELSRFEFNQSLGQPEKIHNKLEFPQIIYMDRYLYSSKEIIQKKREETRKLRKQIAVLQQKLESVLETESTENTEGAASTLINPPSQPSCLPAEMPECPAPRVVTEEEMSLVRTCLQRWRSEIEQDIQDLKDCITRINQSIGQMYGDPVLRQVPYRLHAVLVHEGQANAGHYWAYIYDQPRKSWLKYNDISVTESSWEELERDSYGGLRNASAYCLMYINDKLSHFVADAAADAETGQFQKEVELLPPELQNYIQEDNWRLEQEVEEWEQEQSCKIPQIEPSATSESQDFTSESGQDQSSGCEHSIRSLSSEHARIAKDQTAQAIANTADAYEKNGVEAALCEPKEAEPTKTQLRETALTVQSEQQQDAKGTESAAQPSSQVSEVEIPRVGKILVRSDADGYNEEVMLSPAMQGVILAIAKARQTFDRDGSEAGLVKAFHEEYSRLYLLAKETPTPHNDPRLQHVLIYFLRNNAPKQVVERTLLEQFADRNLSYDERSISIMQVARAKLKEIGPDDVNMEEYKKWHEDYSLFHKVSVYLLTGLELYQNRKYQEALTYLVYAYQSNTSLLMKGPNRGVDESLIALYRRKCLLKLNDMAAALFVSRAEADVLEGINILNELIIPCMHLIINNDISKDDLDAIEVMRNRWCSYLGQEDMDANLQTKLGELLPRLLDCSAEVVILKEPPKIRPNSPYDLCSRFAAVMESIHGAAPVTVK; encoded by the exons gcCGCAAATGGTGACCTAACAGATGCAGTCAACTTCCTCACTGAGGAGTGTGTTAAAGAGCCAGGCCAGGAAGCAGTCGCTGTGGAACCATCTGACTGTGAAGGGAGTGCTGTGGGCAAAGAGCAACCCACCA ATGTGATTGATCTAACTCCTGATAACAAAGATGACCTCCAGGCAGTTATTGCTCTCAGCTTCCTGGAGTCTCTGGAAGTTCAAGCAGTGGAAAGAGATGCTAACAG GGCTCACAAAGCAAATGCTGCTGAAAACAAAAATCGCTCCAAAAGGAAACGGTGTGAAGTCTGGGGagagaatcccaagcagaatGACTGGAGGAGAGTGGATGACTGGCCTGTTGGCATGAAGAACATTGGAAATACGTGCTGGTTTAGTGCAGTCATTCAG TCTCTCTTCCAGCTGCCGGAATTTCGTAGGCTGGTCCTTAGTTATTCTCTCCCGCAAAGCATGCTTGAGAATTGTCGAAGTCGCAGT GAAAAGAGAAATATTGCATTCATGCAGGAACTTCAGTGTCTCTTTGCTTTAATGCTGGGGACACATCGTAAATTTGTAGACCCCACTGCATCACTGGAACTTTTAAAAGGCGCATTTAAATCAGCTGACGAACAGCAG CAAGATGTGAGCGAAGTCACACACAAGCTTCTGGATTGGCTAGAGGATGCATTCCAGCTGTCCGTGAATGTAAA CAGCCCTCGAGACAAATCAGAAAATCCAATGGTGCAACTCTTCTATGGGACTTTCTTGACTGAAGGGGTCCATGAGG GCAAGACCTTTTCTAAGATAGAGACCTTTGGCCAGTATCCCCTTCAGGTAAACGGTTATCGGAACTTAAACGAATGTTTGGAAGGGGCCATGGTAGAAGGGGAGATTGAGCCACTACCTTCTGATCAATCAGTGAAGTATGGACAAGAG CGTTGGTTTACAAAGCTCCCTCCGGTGTTAACCTTTGAACTCTCCCGGTTCGAGTTCAATCAGTCACTAGGGCAGCCAGAGAAGATTCACAACAAGCTAGAATTTCCCCAGATTATTTATATGGACAG gtatttGTACAGCAGTAAAGAGATTATTcaaaagaagagagaggagaCGAGGAAGTTGAGGAAGCAAATAGCAGTTCTTCAGCAGAAATTGGAAAG TGTATTAGAAACAGAAAGTACTGAGAACACTGAAGGTGCAGCATCCACTCTGATAAACCCTCCGTCCCAGCCCTCCTGTTTACCAGCAGAAATGCCTGAATGCCCAGCTCCTCGTGTGGTCACTGAGGAGGAGATGAGCCTAGTTAGGACGTGCCTGCAGCGATGGAGGAGCGAGATTGAGCAGGACATCCAAG ATCTGAAGGACTGTATTACCAGAATCAACCAATCCATTGGTCAAATGTATGGTGACCCTGTCCTCCGTCAG GTTCCTTATCGCTTGCATGCTGTCCTGGTTCATGAGGGCCAAGCAAATGCCGGTCACTACTGGGCCTACATATACGACCAGCCCCGGAAGAGCTGGCTCAAATACAATGACATCTCTGTGACAGAATCATCCTGGGAAGAACTGGAGAGAGATTCATATGGAGGCCTGAGGAATGCCAGTGCCTATTGTCTGATGTACATCAATGATAAGCTGTCCCACTTTGTTGCAG ATGCTGCTGCTGATGCAGAAACGGGACAGTTTCAGAAAGAAGTAGAACTTCTGCCACCTGAACTCCAGAATTACATACAAGAAGACAACTGGAGGCTTGAACAGGAGGTGGaggaatgggaacaggagcagTCCTGCAAGATCCCTCAGATAGAGCCTTCAGCTACTTCTGAATCTCAGGATTTCACTTCTGAATCAGGACAAG ACCAGTCCTCAGGCTGTGAACACAGCATACGCTCGCTGTCCTCCGAACATGCCAGGATTGCAAAGGACCAGACTGCCCAGGCCATTGCAAATACAGCTGATGCCTATGAGAAGAATGGTGTAGAGGCTGCTCTGTGTGAG CCAAAGGAGGCAGAACCAACGAAGACCCAGCTGAGAGAAACAGCCCTTACAGTTCAGTCAGAACAGCAACAAGATGCTAAAGGGACAGAGTCTGCTGCCCAGCCTAGCTCACAGGTCTCTGAAGTGGAGATCCCCAGAGTGGGGAAGATTCTGGTTAGATCTGATGCAGATGGATATAATGAGGAG GTGATGCTTAGCCCAGCCATGCAGGGTGTGATCCTGGCTATTGCTAAAGCCCGTCAGACATTTGACCGGGATGGGTCTGAAGCAGGGCTTGTTAAG GCATTCCATGAAGAGTACTCCAGACTGTATCTGCTGGCCAAAGAGACCCCAACCCCTCACAATGACCCCCGGCTGCAACACGTGCTCATCTACTTCTTGCGGAACAATGCTCCCAAGCAGGTAGTGGAGCGGACCCTCCTGGAGCAGTTTGCAGATAGAAACCTCAGCTACGATGAAAG GTCAATTAGCATTATGCAAGTAGCACGAGCTAAGCTGAAGGAGATTGGCCCTGATGATGTGAATATGGAGGAGTATAAG AAATGGCATGAAGACTACAGTTTATTTCACAAGGTGTCTGTTTACCTGCTGACAGGGTTGGAACTCTACCAGAATAGAAA GTACCAGGAAGCACTGACCTACCTGGTGTATGCCTACCAAAGTAACACCTCCCTGCTCATGAAAGGACCCAACCGAGGGGTGGATGAATCACTGATTGCTTTATACAGAAGAAAATGCCTCTTG AAGCTGAATGACATGGCAGCGGCTTTGTTTGTAAGCCGTGCGGAGGCAGATGTGTTGGAGGGCATTAACATCCTGAATGAGCTGATCATCCCCTGTATGCACCTCATTATCAATAATGACATCTCCAAGGACGACCTGGATGCCATTGAGGTCATGAGGAACCGCTGGTGCTCTTATCTGGGACAAGAAGACATGGATG cCAACCTGCAAACGAAGCTGGGCGAACTGCTCCCCAGGCTCCTGGACTGCTCTGCAGAGGTCGTCATTCTAAAAGAACCGCCGAAGATCCGGCCCAACTCCCCCTACGACCTCTGCAGCCGCTTCGCAGCCGTGATGGAGTCCATTCATGGGGCCGCACCTGTGACTGTCAAATAA